The following proteins are co-located in the Methanobacterium sp. genome:
- a CDS encoding DEAD/DEAH box helicase — translation MIEYSDFEKIVLEKLGRDIRIEVNEDQHNAITSSHDTSLFIVAGPGSGKTTVMVLKILKFIFVDGIKPSSILATTFTRKAAAQLKFRTVEWGNELKSTLMENPKYSSIRVLLEKLDFKRIVTGTLDSIAEDILKSSYSGSSPSIIEDLVANALMIKVGLLDHDRQKDKDLQGFLNHIRGARTRLNVSMMSQILLEIKDRIYHDRINFKEFIDDYEHRGAKIAYDAISDYISDLEKRNLLDFSMLEDEFLRKLQTDRLKGLKNIKIVLVDEYQDTNLLQETIYLKIAETAIKNKGSIIVVGDDDQSLYRFRGATVDLFTDFGSRLNSHIGINPLFVNLSKNYRSTGHIVDFCNEFIQIDKEFQNARAAGKRSISPSLENPLNVPVLGMFRDDINTLAANLAEFIREITHGNEVNLDYKNNSFKIKIDEKEGSPSDIAFLCSSPLELDFKGNPRLPILLKDELNKNNPQIPVFNPRGQSLGRIPVIEILCGILLECIDPECKIQNTFGRLPRNAVFRFKIWRSKALKYIDTNEDKSKEINAFIDTWRSYFQIKENKTEVPLIELIYKMVKWIPEILDEEGLVYLEIIIKTITQTSLFSDFKSNIILNGRNRDLDQDSVIEAMWNIFVPIALGAINLDLDILENLPENGINIMSIHQSKGLEFPIVIVDVGSDFKMNYANHAFKRFPGTPGKSCTLEDNMRKFSKLGIPKRDALDRAFDDLIRQYFVAFSRPQGLLLLVGLNSLKDGYFFNNAVRYVPNVATGWDRDGEWHWEGLNNLFHI, via the coding sequence ATGATTGAATACTCTGATTTTGAAAAGATAGTCCTGGAAAAGCTTGGAAGGGACATAAGGATCGAGGTAAATGAAGATCAGCATAATGCAATAACTTCTTCTCATGATACTTCTTTATTTATAGTGGCCGGTCCTGGAAGCGGTAAAACAACAGTAATGGTCCTAAAAATACTGAAATTTATTTTTGTAGATGGTATCAAACCATCTTCAATTCTAGCAACCACTTTTACAAGAAAAGCAGCTGCTCAATTAAAATTTAGGACTGTTGAATGGGGAAATGAACTGAAATCAACTTTAATGGAGAATCCAAAGTATTCATCTATCCGGGTTCTGCTTGAAAAACTTGATTTTAAAAGAATAGTTACAGGCACGCTGGATAGTATAGCTGAAGATATTTTAAAAAGCAGTTATTCGGGCTCTTCACCTTCTATAATTGAAGATCTTGTAGCTAATGCACTTATGATAAAAGTTGGACTGCTTGATCATGATCGTCAAAAAGATAAGGATCTACAGGGGTTTTTGAATCATATACGCGGTGCAAGAACAAGACTTAATGTTTCAATGATGAGCCAGATACTTCTTGAGATAAAAGATAGGATTTATCATGATAGAATTAATTTTAAGGAGTTCATAGATGATTATGAACATAGGGGAGCTAAAATAGCTTATGATGCAATATCGGATTATATCAGCGACCTGGAAAAAAGGAATCTTCTTGATTTTTCAATGCTTGAGGATGAATTTTTAAGAAAACTCCAGACTGACAGATTAAAAGGTTTAAAAAATATCAAAATAGTTTTAGTGGATGAATATCAAGATACAAACCTACTTCAAGAAACCATCTATCTTAAAATTGCAGAGACAGCAATCAAAAATAAAGGCAGTATCATTGTTGTTGGTGATGATGACCAGTCACTTTACAGGTTCAGAGGAGCCACTGTGGATCTTTTCACGGATTTTGGAAGTAGGTTAAATAGTCATATTGGAATAAATCCTCTTTTTGTAAACCTGTCTAAAAATTACAGGTCCACAGGGCATATAGTTGATTTTTGCAATGAATTCATACAGATTGATAAAGAGTTCCAGAATGCACGTGCAGCAGGTAAAAGATCCATTTCACCCAGCTTAGAAAATCCGCTTAATGTTCCAGTTCTTGGAATGTTTAGGGATGATATTAATACCCTTGCAGCAAACCTAGCTGAGTTCATACGTGAAATCACTCATGGCAATGAAGTTAATTTAGATTATAAAAATAACTCATTTAAAATTAAAATTGATGAGAAAGAAGGATCTCCTTCAGATATAGCATTTTTATGTAGTTCTCCCCTTGAACTAGATTTTAAAGGTAATCCAAGACTTCCAATACTCCTTAAAGATGAATTAAATAAAAATAATCCTCAAATACCTGTTTTTAATCCCCGCGGGCAGAGCTTGGGTAGAATACCAGTTATTGAAATATTGTGCGGAATACTTCTGGAATGTATAGATCCTGAATGTAAAATCCAGAATACTTTTGGTAGGTTACCTCGAAATGCAGTATTCAGGTTTAAAATCTGGAGGTCTAAAGCTTTAAAATACATAGATACTAACGAAGATAAATCTAAAGAAATAAATGCTTTTATAGATACTTGGAGAAGCTATTTTCAAATAAAAGAGAATAAAACAGAAGTGCCTCTGATTGAACTTATTTATAAAATGGTTAAATGGATACCTGAAATATTAGATGAGGAAGGCCTTGTTTATCTGGAGATTATTATTAAAACCATTACACAGACCAGTTTATTCAGCGATTTTAAATCAAATATAATATTAAATGGAAGAAATAGGGATCTAGATCAAGATTCAGTAATAGAGGCAATGTGGAATATATTTGTACCTATTGCATTAGGCGCTATAAACCTTGATCTGGATATTCTTGAGAATTTGCCTGAAAACGGGATAAATATAATGTCAATTCACCAGTCTAAAGGTCTGGAGTTTCCTATTGTTATAGTGGACGTGGGTTCTGATTTTAAAATGAATTATGCAAACCATGCATTTAAAAGGTTTCCTGGAACCCCTGGAAAGTCATGTACATTGGAGGATAACATGAGGAAATTTTCTAAGCTGGGAATACCCAAACGAGACGCGCTTGATAGAGCGTTTGATGATCTTATAAGGCAGTACTTTGTGGCATTCAGCAGGCCTCAGGGGCTGCTTTTACTTGTTGGTTTAAATTCATTAAAAGATGGTTATTTCTTTAATAATGCAGTGAGATATGTTCCTAATGTTGCAACGGGTTGGGATAGAGATGGTGAATGGCACTGGGAAGGACTAAATAATCTGTTCCATATATAG